One part of the Quercus lobata isolate SW786 chromosome 7, ValleyOak3.0 Primary Assembly, whole genome shotgun sequence genome encodes these proteins:
- the LOC115952215 gene encoding kinesin-like protein KIN-14L, giving the protein MMEASHAKAPRSPTSTTYQKRVIRIDGRTQIPTLQLPKSPELPIRARNEVQNMMQSELTLSTDFQTPNLIGSANGKGSQIRRSLRTIGKLISGSEKRNQQNLMELQTPIKGAINVNGPKSPVTANARTHRRQSLTGIPASGSDKSRRSSLGRKSNDSNTKENRNAKTPPPGHPSTKISKRWL; this is encoded by the exons ATGATGGAGGCCTCTCATGCCAAGGCTCCTCGAAGTCCTACTAGTACTACCTATCAGAAGCGAGTTATTAGAATAGATGGTAGAACACAAATTCCTACTCTTCAGCTACCAAAGTCACCTGAACTGCCGATACGTGCCAGAAATGAGGTTCAGAATATGATGCAAAGTGAGCTCACTCTTTCTACAGATTTCCAAACACCCAACTTGATTGGTAGCGCAAATGGTAAGGGATCTCAAATAAGGAGATCACTGCGGACAATTGGAAAACTGATTAGCGGCTCTGAGAAAAG GAATCAACAGAATTTGATGGAACTCCAGACACCCATCAAAGGTGCTATTAATGTCAATGGTCCCAAGTCACCAGTGACTGCTAATGCTAGGACTCATAGGAGACAATCACTAACTGGCATTCCAGCGTCAGGGTCTGACAAGTCCCGAAGATCTTCTCTTGGACGGAAGTCAAATGATTCTA ACACAAAAGAAAATAGGAATGCTAAGACACCTCCTCCAGGACACCCATCAACAAAGATAAGTAAGAGGTGGCTATAG